The DNA region ACACAGACAACAGACTGGCAGCCCATTGAGCAGGCCTCATGCTGGAAACCTCCTGGTAGGATGGAATGTGTCCCAGTGTTTTGAACTGGGCTGACATGACTGCTCCACACTCTGAGTTACTACTGGGAGGAGGGGTTATTTTTAGCAAATAGTCATCCGCTGCACTGGATAAATGAGTTTGACGAGACGTGAGCAGTGACTGACTTTGTCCAGAATGATGATCTGAGATACAGGTACACTTCAGTCGAAGCAAGTTAATCAAAAATCCCCCCACTCGTTGTTAAGACGCAACAATTAAGTCTTGGTTCTAAGCTGTTTAGAATTGAAAAAAAGTAGACTGTATTGACCAATATGCTGCATCACTGACCGTGGCACTATGCAAGAAGTTTATTGCAGAGAAACTAAATgattttcatcatcagtgtatctatctattattatttaattcatcatttaagcttataaaatgtgagaaaatctGCTAAAAAATGCCCACCAGAATTTCCCTGAACCCGTTTTCTTTGTCCAATGTTCCCAAAGGTTAAGAAACCCTCTGTGCTCACCAATATCACACGcatgtaaaacaaagaaaaacagcaaatcctctgAGTGTGCATCACGTGCTGGTATTAATGTGAGGCTGGCAAACTACATGTACCAGCCAGAAGGATTACGGAGGTGTCTCGCCCTAACAGATGCAACCAAACTAACAGGAGTGACAGGAAGGTGTCGGTCAACCGAACTGCTGAAGCCACACAGAAATAAATTGccataaagttttattttcatgaatgCTTTCACACTTTTATCCTTTATAAAGTTATGTACATATAATTCGCTCCCAtggtaaataaagaaaatatccaaagtgtggagagagaaggggggaaaaaaagaaaggcaatggagtaaaaaagtaaagaacaaatatttaaacagaaaactctaaaaatcaTGAAATATATAGTGCTGATCTTATGGAATTTGTGTTGATGTCTACATAATTTCTCCACTGATTCATGTGGTCATAATTAGAGGTAGGGTtataaaaacactttgtttgtgCAACCAATAAAAGGGACCAAATGTTGCCAACTGCTCCCTCTAATGGACTGACTGTGCACAGCATGCACTTCCAAAGTGCATGTCATGACTGGACTCAAATTTCAAGAAAGTTTGACTGCACATTTAGACCAAATTTAAAAAACTATTTTTGGTGGAAAACGTGTGTTATGTAacttcagtctgtttgtgcTCCTGGAGAGATTAATGACTACTGTCTACGTGGGTTAAATTCAATGCATTAATATAGTTCTGGAAAATTAGGTTTCACAATAAATAATCACAAAGGAGTTGAAAAGTTGATCACCATGAGGATTTTCTTTAAGAAACTCAAACACACTTTCAGACAAACCTTGTTTCATACACTGAGGACATGACAGTGCACTGTGTGCAGGACATCAGTCTATTTAATGTACCACATTCACAGCAGATTTATCAAGCTATTCTATGGATACCTTAAGGCCTGATGTTTGATGTACTCTTTTAAAAAGCCAATTAACCACATGTGTGTGGTCTTAAATCtctattaaaatatatatatttacactCACACGATCATACTGGAGCATAATGCAGTTGGAGATAAAGCTACATTACACTACATGTGAGTCTGAGAAATGAAGAAGTAATGCATTTGGGACTTGAATATCGACTTtggtttaaaaacaaataaagacgTCTGAAATTTTACATAATCATTACGATCCAttaaatgtctttaaataaGGCAACGTTCATTACGAGGTACCACACTGCAATTCATTATGAATTAACGTTGGTGTGGCACCaccaaatgaaatatttcagtttaaaaACCTAGTTTTCTATCGTGAAAACCAGGCCAGTCCCTGCTCAAGTTTGAATATATATCCCAAGTCTCTGCATGCATACAAACCACTGTTATGTCGtttgaaatgtcaaataaaatgtcTCGTCtaagaaggaaaggaaagagaacaCAGCATTTGCAAACTCAAATCCCATGAGGTATATACTAGAAGACTGTGCGAACAGACAACACATTTCTTGAAATCCCTAATATGCCATTTCACTGACAATGGCATAAGTAAGGCAATTATTTCAACAGAAGTCTGAAGAAATATAACTAATCAGTGTTGCATGTGAGGAACTCAATAAATTCAGTGCGTATCATCCAAAACAAACTCATTCTTGTTTTAACAGTGCATGTGGTTATTATCGGATAGGACGTGCTTTCTGATGCATCACAGGCATGTCACAGTGTGCTCTATTCAAATCTATTATTataggcagaaaaaaaacagagacaaaaacatgacgTTTCAAATCCTATGTGTGTTTGAGCACCTGCCACCAACTCTTcttttcacacggtttggtgTTGAAGTAACTAACtgtatggatggatgggagTTCTTGTTCACATGAGATTAAGGTGATCCAGTTAGTTTTAGCCAAATATTCCACTCAAATAAAACTGCCCAGTTCTCTAATCCAGGTAATCAGATGTTCAATATgtgtcaaatgaaaacaaaatgaggaagaTTACTCAGGAAAAAGCAATCCTTCATGAATGTTGGCGTCTGTACGACTAGAACAGATTTACAGTGTAACGTACTTATGATGCATCCCAACGCCTCAGTGTAAACTGCAATATTATTTCTCGTGTTATGCAGTGCTTATGATGTCAAGGACAAATGCCTAACGTGGCATACATCAAGTAGTTTAAAACCTCATGAACTGTTAGTTAGTTAAatcattgttttaaaatgaactgtcGCTATCTGTGCTCAGTGTGTGAGGATGAAATGGAGTGCTCCTAGGGACATCAATCGGTATATCCTGGCTGTCCATGTTAGCGGTGAATGGATGGCTGGTACCCTGCAGCATTATCTGATGCCTTGTTTCTATTTCAGTCATGTAAGCCTCGCTGAACACAGCCTCAAAATCACAGCACAATTAATTGATTCCTCTATggttttgattttctcttccTGCGCCAGCTAATGCATTGGCAAGTACAACACTGCAGGATCATTTCTGACCTCTGTAACCCCATACATGCATCCAAAGGCCTAATGACTAGACATTAATCACCAAAAAATGACCACGTGCTGACCTGGCCGATACGATCCACATGTCACACCTCCAAAGCTGTATTTCTAAAGATCATTTAAGTCCCTGCACAACACGACAGCTTATAACAAggcaaaaaaaaccaaagcTATGCAATTAATCAGACTAAACAACGTTCAGAGAGGAGTTACTGTATGTTTTAAACTGTTTACCATGAAGAtacattagaaaaataatatatttactTCTCCACAGCTTGTCAGTCTCTAAATTATAGACAGGTTTCTGAGACAGACTTTCAAGAACACCTCAGAGCTCATGTCGGCTGTGACTGGGGTGATGTTTTGTCATTCTAAGGTCTCTACCAGCAACAAAGTATGTGAAGGGTAACAGTTTAAAGGTCCAACATTACAAGAACAGACTAGGTGCATTTCATTATTACTAAAGCAGAAGCACTACGGTTTAAATAACAGTTCTTGGCCCATTCAGGTTGCTGGATGGAAATCAGCTCCACATCCacgcaaagaaaaaaaacaaacaaacaaacaaaaaaaaacagaaaatgaaggaagTAATCTTTACTTTTTTCCTATATTTCATAGTTAATATTAAATCTTAATGAAGCATCTCTTTTAGACTCTCCTTTAgccctctgcagctccagccacCACCTGTACATCTACCACCTGATGGAGCCGCTACCGCCGCTGCCACTGCCTTAAGCTTCCTCCGGTGCCGTGGGCCTCTTCAGGTCGCGGATTTGCTTTATCAGATAGTTCTTCTCGTCGCAGAACTGCTCATCCTCTGATCTGTCGGTCTGGAAGTGGCTCAGGAACTCAACAAGCTTGGTTTGGTTCTTCAGCAGTATGTCCAGCACGGGCTGAGTCTTGTTGGGGTTTGCAACAAACACCTTTTTAAAAGAGAGAGATTCTATGAACTTCTCTTAAAAAACAACTCTTTCAACATTTTACTGACTAATATCAGAAAAATTTAGcagcacatttttttccttaGAAGACATTTAGCATTTCACAGTACAACTAGGATTATACAGCAAATTACTGCACTGATGAGACATGTTTTATGTGCACACCTTGAATACATGGAACGCTTCAAACTGGATGTTTCGGCTGTTGTCTCTTAGCATGTTCATCATCAGCTTCAAGTTCTCTGCCCGACTGATGTATTTTGTCATGACAGTGAAGTTGTGTCTATCCAGGAGAAGTTCCCCGAGGAGCTGAAAGACGGTGCAGAATCCAATAAAGACCTTGTTAATTTCAGTGGACAATCATGTAAAGTAAGTGACCATGACCATATGTGTAGCCAAATAAAAGTTTAACAGCGGTTTTGATTTTTTTACCTTCAAAGACTGTCGTTTGGTGACGTAGTTGTCTGAATGCAGGAGCTTCTCGTATTCTGTAAAAACCTGATGGACATGTTAAAAGCATGTTAGGCACATTCTTTCAATTTGAGATCATAATCCACACCACAGAGCTCACCTTGTCATAATTGTTCTCCAGGAAATCTGCGCACATGATCTTGTGTCTTGTGAGGAGATCCTGAGAGGGAACAGAAGAGACCAAGAAATCAGATAAGAACTGTTTGTATGAAGCTcctggaaacagaaacaaaatatggcGGTGTACCTTGAATGAGGCGAAAGCGTCTGAGGCGATGTCAAAGGTTGAGAGCTCCACGTAGCGGAAGAAGTGGTAGAATTCTCCAGAGAAGAGCACAGTACGTGCCAAAGGCTCATGACGCAGGCACTCTCTCAGCATCATTCCACAGTTTAGAGCCACTTCTgcactctcatatctgtacaGGTTAACACATGTCGGGTCCAGGTCAAGTCATTTATAGCCagttacaaaacaaacaatggagatataacacaaacaaaaagagcaaataaTCAGAGTCACTTAGAAAATACACCCTACACACTTTAACACTGATAATCTGCCATTAAAATGTGTAATTGTCCAGATAAAGGAGATATTTTCTGGGCCTAATTTTTTGTGgtgatgtatttttgttgtgCCAGGAGATAGCCACGCAGCGACAGGGGAATTAATGAGCAGAAGAATCATTGAACACATCAATGTTAAATGTCAGGTTTTGTCCATCTCTGACAATCAAACTGAATGGTCCTCTTTATACACATGATATTTCGGAACAAAGTTCAAAAACATAGCAGGAGAAACCCATTTCAGAAGGGCAACTGGCAACGATAGCATTTGATCCACTCGCAGCAGCCTCAATCAACCATAACACAGTACAGCTGTAAGACATTTTGCTCTTTGAGTGGGTAGGATGACTCAGTtttctacagcagtaaaatcagCTCTACCATCGCTCTCTTCATCTACATGTTCAACCCAGAGGTGAATGCAACAAGTTCGCGCTCGTTCCTCTGGGAGTTGTTGAAACACATACTGGCTCACACAGAAAATCATGAGGCATGTTGAGAGAAGGTGATATCaccaaaaaagtttttaaaaagtcGCAACAGCAAAATAATTTGTCTACAGTTTAAGAGTATCTAAGGACGAACTTGCCCTTGTACATAAGCGTACTTATAGAGCTCTCACATCAAACATGTATGAGTTCCTGTATTCTGGAAAGATGAACTTACCCTTTCAGAAGCATGAAGAGGATCTGTGGGTGTGTAGAGATGTATTCTACCGTGGGTGTACGGGTGCCAATCTGACGTCTCACAATATTGCTGAACAAATGAACCACATCCTTCTTCCCctgtgtgtaaaaaaaagaaaaagaaaaaagaagcactCAGACAGAGGAATGGTCGACTGGGTGCTGATGATATGCAGAGACATTTCTGCTTTGGGCACAGATGTTCTAGTCAGGCATGCACACCCCCACTGACAGTGTGCTGTCTACCAAAGTGATCAATACTTCTTGCACACATAAAATCATGACAGACATAAGTGCATTTTCCCCACCTCAAAATCAATCCTCTGCAGGTTTGCAATGAGAGCAATGAGGAGGTTGGTGTTGTACAGCTCCTGTGCCAGCTGAGCCACCGCTTCAGTTTGAGGCTCCTTGTCACCTGTTCCACTAAGTATCTCCTTCAGGGAAGCCAGATTTTTAGACGCCTCCTCTGCAACCTTAATGGTGGTAAAACAGTAAAGAGCCAAGACCATCAGCTGATGTTTACAATAAGAACCAGATTTCAAGTAGAAGACAGTCAGAAGAAAAACCACAGCTGACCTTTTCGCACTTTTTGTCCCCAGCATCCAGCTTCTCCATGTATGCCACATTCTCTTTCAAACTCTTCACTATTTCAGCTGGACTCTTCTGAGACTTCCCAAAAGGAAAAGGCATGGCTGAAGTCTGGTAACCCAAGCCCAAATCtctgatgaaagaaaacactgtttcaAATAACTATGATTTCCAATTAAAGCAACACAACTTCCTGTAGCTCTTTGCATCAGGAAATGGCTGAAACACTCTCACCTGAAGAGAGCAGGGAAACAGGCAAGTTAGATACACTGTCGACAATCAAAATTAAACTGTTGACTAACACTGTTTAAGGCCATCACAGCACGAACAGCTAGCTGACGCTGCTAGCGTTACTTTAGTCAACCTAACCCTGTCGCCAAAGATAATGCGGGTACATTAGAAGGACCGCTGACATTTCTGGGGTGTGTTTGCGCTAAATTAATAGTTTCTGCAAGTTTACACTTGCACTAAATGCTGACTTTCTCACCGAAAGAAGGATATATCGGAGATTAAGACGTTAAAATGCCAACGCTAAAGATACAGCAACATTTTTCAGCAAAGTTCAGTTAGCTGGTGACCTAGTTAGCTGTGACTTTACAAGAAACAAGCGTCGGTACGTGGACAGCGAGTACcgtggaaaacacacacacaacacactgctgAAATATCCAGGTCAGGCTTTCAAGACTCACCGAGTGAACTCTACTTTTGAAGCTGAAGGAGGCTCGGTGGCTAAAGgttagctagcaggctaacaaGTTGTCCccactttctttttccactgtgACGCTAGTTTGAAATGTCTGCAACGTTATCTGAGATCTGTGGCTGTGGCTATCTAACGTGAAACAATTGTAGCTACAAGTTGCTCAATCGGACGACCTTCATAGCTGTGATATTTCATGTAAATCTCTTGACTCGTGACCGCCTGTCACCTAACTTGCTAGCTGCCTAGCTAGTTGTAAAGAGAGAGTTGTTGGGCTGGCCTGTCTGACAACTTCATTTCCCTGTTCTCTTCTGTTGAAACTCCCGTCCTCTCCTCATCCCGGGGACACTGGGCGGATATGTTTTGCTTTACAAAATGACTGCCACTAACTTTAGCCAATCACTTTGACCGAAGCGAAGAAGTAGAAACGCCCTCTCCGCTGTCGGTGCGCGTGTTTCATGGCTCGCAAATTTCGTGTGGGTGGACACATTAAAGACTACACGGAAAGCCAACCTCGCCGGACTGCCCTGTAACATTAATCAAGTGCATCTACATTATAAGAAAAAGTGCAAAGAAATGAAGTTCTGAAATAATGAGACATCGAGACAGTCTTTTGCGTGTGGAAACTAACTTTTATAAACAATCGCAGAGCGTGAGAGTAATATAGTTTGTAAAGCTCAGAAGAACATCTACACCAGTTACTATTATGTGTTACGAGTAGTCATTTTCCTAATCAAGTCTTCAACATCAATGCAATATATAATTTTGTATATAATCTCTAAAGATAAATCATTAATATAGATTGACCACAAtgtcaccttctctctctctctctctctctctctctctctctctctctctctctctctctctatatatatgtatatgtatatgtatatgtatgtatgtatgtatgtatgtatgtatgtatgtatgtatgtatgtatgtatgtatgtatgtatatgtatgtatgtatgtatgtatgtatgtatatgtatgtatgtatgtatacgtgtgtgtgtgtgtgtgtgcgcacacacacgcacacacacacacacacacacatttctaattGTCTCAGCAAGGCACCTGaatttgcccccccccccccaaaaaaaaaacaaaaacacagagtggTATCACACAAAATATTTTGCTGGCCCATACTTGCTGTCATGATTTACTTACATATGCTGTATAACCACAATGAACATTTTTGGTTGCAATGGCTCCCATGTGATGCCCATATTATCACAGATCCACCAACATGCACCCAGCAACAGTTGATGACAGAAATTGCAGGTTGATACAGTAAACCAATCCAGATgttgaaaaaagtgaaaagcagCGGAAGACCTGTGCTCATGATATCACATCATGcatctctctgtgttgttttttataCAAAAAGTTTCTGAATATGAACCTTGCTTTTATATGCTTATatatgctttgtttttttggacCACATTTAACTTTGTTTAAGTTGGTTTGAAACTGTCACATGCGGTGGTTTGTGGTGTTGAGGGCCTCAGCTCAGGTTCCATACAAACGTGATGGCTGTCCTGTCCTTTCCTGCCTGTCCTGCCTGTCTAAAATCCTAGACCTACTGGTCAACTCACAACTACAATCCTTTCTGAAGGATAATAATGTCCTTCACCTGCAGCAGTCAAGCTTTAGACTCCAATAATGATGTCACTGACATTGTGGTTGTGACTGTTGACTCGCTTGATAAAAAGCAACATTGTGCAGTGCTATTTATACATCTTTCCAAGGCTTTGATACCATTGATCATAACGCcattaaacaaactgttttccACTGGTTTCGATTAATCTTCTTGCAGTTGGATATATCTTTCTGGTAGAGTTCAAACTATTGCTCCCAGTGGCTTCAACTAAAGTCCAAATTTGCTGATAAAGGTATTACATGAAGGCCGATCGTAGGACCCCTGTTAAATACTCCATATGCAGAACAGCATAAtgaaattgtatttattttcgAATTTACTGCAATGTTCATTTTTATGCTATCACTCATGAACTCCATGGCAAGATTTAATCTGTGCAGGAACATAAGTTTACTATTGGTCCCGTATTGACCACCCACTGTGTGTTGTGCACACATCTCACAAGCTAAACATAGATCACACAGAACACAGCACATGagcacaataaaataaatcaataaataaaagaaaaataatgaggGCCCCTCCAAAACAGGGCCTTAAGATTAGATATAACTTAAATGGACCTACAGTATGTGATATTGTGCTAAAGTGGTGAAAATTTGCAACATTTGAAACAGATTTGtaacattaataataaatcTGGAGCAGGGTTACCTCTCAGCACTAAATAATTCTTAGTTTTTGAGACAAATATGCTTGAAACAACTCTTATATTCATtagaattcattcattcattcaactcTTATATTCATTAAAATCTGACATAACATAAGTGCTTGTCAAACCTCTCTCAAATCTGCATGAAACACGGCCCACACTTGGGTAAGATCTGCTTTTGGGATATTGTTACGTCAAAATGAAAGTACTTTTCATAAGGTATTTTTGTAAAGTACTTTCGTTTCCTACACTAACCGACCTCCTGCATCTTTTCACGTTTAAAACATTGCGGCAGACGTAGTTCCACatgacttttattgtgaaagccACACCAGGAAGTCCTGCCATCTCGGACACAGCAGCTAGCTTGATGCTAGTGTGAAAAGCTTACGATCACTTCTGAAGGACGGAAAGAAACACAGTCACTGTGGGGAACACTTTTCCATCTTTTCAGCCGTCTCAGCGCGATAAGATTATATTAGCAGGTAAGATGTGAGCTGTGTGTCAGCGGCCGGACGTTAGCCTCGGTGTTTTATGGCCTATTGTCGTTTCAGGCCGTATTGCTGGCGGACAAGCCGAGCTGCTCTCTTTTCACAGGGATACATCACGTATGGCGCTCTTTACTTCGAAACGGTTTGCGAAGACCCGCGCCTGTCATGATAATTTCCCACATTTAAAGGGAAATATTCGCAGTTGTTCGAGTTCCGCCAGAAACATCATGTCGAAGTGTCACATTTTCCTAGCAGCGACCTTTATTTTCGTTCATGAAAAGGCCTTGGGAGAGATTTCGGGGCGTTGAGATGTTCACAGTGAAAATTGTTCTGTTACAGCGAGTTTGGtggagaaagagacacacacccCCTTTAATTCAAAAGTTTGCAAGAGAAATTTAAGGCACTTTTTATGTGCCCCTTGTTCTCGTCGCAAATCGACCACAGCCTCGTTATGTGCTACAGGATTGTGATCGGAGAGGATGTGAGCGAGGAGC from Chaetodon trifascialis isolate fChaTrf1 chromosome 5, fChaTrf1.hap1, whole genome shotgun sequence includes:
- the cab39l1 gene encoding calcium binding protein 39, like 1; protein product: MPFPFGKSQKSPAEIVKSLKENVAYMEKLDAGDKKCEKVAEEASKNLASLKEILSGTGDKEPQTEAVAQLAQELYNTNLLIALIANLQRIDFEGKKDVVHLFSNIVRRQIGTRTPTVEYISTHPQILFMLLKGYESAEVALNCGMMLRECLRHEPLARTVLFSGEFYHFFRYVELSTFDIASDAFASFKDLLTRHKIMCADFLENNYDKVFTEYEKLLHSDNYVTKRQSLKLLGELLLDRHNFTVMTKYISRAENLKLMMNMLRDNSRNIQFEAFHVFKVFVANPNKTQPVLDILLKNQTKLVEFLSHFQTDRSEDEQFCDEKNYLIKQIRDLKRPTAPEEA